From one Oncorhynchus keta strain PuntledgeMale-10-30-2019 chromosome 30, Oket_V2, whole genome shotgun sequence genomic stretch:
- the LOC127913761 gene encoding insulin-like encodes MFSPSRSHMAVVVWFLSPSRSHMAVVVWFLSPSRSHMAVVVWALSVLLLLVLSSPGVCSAPSTRHLCGSHLVDALYLVCGEQGFFYNPHRIPRDLLLQHLIGSALLHLLLGTLPLYIPPFLTLYFKGFLSRKSRQGWRVKQEHPWKDHEDQKVKRGIVEQCCHKPCSFSHLQSYCD; translated from the exons ATGTTCTCTCCCTCCAGATCTCATATGGCTGTGGTAGTatggtttctctctccctccagatctCATATGGCTGTGGTAGTatggtttctctctccctccagatctCATATGGCTGTGGTAGTATGGGCCctgtctgttctgttactgctGGTCCTGTCTTCCCCGGGGGTCTGCTCAGCTCCCAGCACCCGGCACCTGTGTGGCTCACACCTGGTGGATGCCCTCTACCTGGTCTGTGGGGAACAAGGGTTCTTCTATAACCCCCACAGAATCCCCAGAGACCTACTCCTGCAACACCTTATAG GATCTGCTTTACTTCACCTGCTTTTGGgaactctccctctctacatccctccatttCTCACCCTCTACTTTAAAGGGTTCCTGTCTAGGAAGAGCAGACAGGGTTGGAGGGTGAAGCAGGAACATCCATGGAAGGACCACGAAGACCAGAAGGTGAAAAGAGGCATTGTGGAACAGTGCTGTCATAAGCCATGTAGCTTCAGCCACCTGCAGAGCTACTGCGACTGA